The sequence below is a genomic window from Anaerobaca lacustris.
CAACACACCGATATTTGCATTGTCGGCTTGGCACAAGATGAGCGTATTGCTGTGAATCTAGCCTGTGACCTTCGACCGGACGTGGTTCTGATGGATGTGACACCTCCCGGTCTCCGTGGCATTGAGGCTGTTCGAGAAATCACTCACAAGGCTCGGGAAGTCCGTGTGCTTGTTCTATCCAACGATCTCCGGAGTCAGTCTGTATGCGACGCACTGTGCGCCGGGGCTTCAGGATACGTGTCCAAATACCGCTCGGCCGATGAACTAGTGCAAGCCATTTGCTGTCTCGCCAAGGAAGGCACATATATAGAT
It includes:
- a CDS encoding response regulator; the encoded protein is LVINTEWSAEVKIRLLIADDHVMFQETLSFWLRQHTDICIVGLAQDERIAVNLACDLRPDVVLMDVTPPGLRGIEAVREITHKAREVRVLVLSNDLRSQSVCDALCAGASGYVSKYRSADELVQAICCLAKEGTYIDPTIKSMIMCAQETPIRGRCCP